In Nicotiana tabacum cultivar K326 chromosome 10, ASM71507v2, whole genome shotgun sequence, the DNA window GTAAATATGTAGAGTTGACAGCAGATTTCGTTTATCCTTACAGAAATCAAGTAAGAAGTTTCTTCATCTTTAGGGTTGAAGTTCATAAATATGACATTAATTGAAATGATGTTGATGTTTCAATTTCCACCATCCAGTTAACATGTATGTGTCTGTTTGCACATGTTCAGAACACTTTTCTTCAACAAAATGTGGATGTTGACTTTTCTGGGAAATTTTTTTTCTATCCAAAGCTTTTCGTAGCAATATGACGGTTTAGCTTATGATTTGGGAACATTTGCAACTTGATTAAGAAAAATATCTACCTTTGTttattgctttttcttttttgattttctgcCTAATTTGACTTCTGCAGAACATGTGTAATTGAACTTTTTTTGACAGGGTGGTTTTGATATGATCGCTAGTGGTAGAGACAAGATAGAAACTGATGAACAGGttatctttcttttgttttatattCAAATAGGGACCATCAAATTCCACACTCCAACACCGATCTTTATTTATTCTATGCAAACTATGTTTCATTTGTAACTTGGTCTGCAGATTATTATTGTTGTGTTTTTTCCCAGTTCAAACAAGCTGCAGAAACAGCTAAGAAACTTGACTTAGATGGGATAGTTGTGATCGGCGGAGATGATTCAAACACGAATGCTTGTCTTCTAGCTGAGAACTTCAGGTAAGTATTCTCATTTGACTGACTCATGGTATTCATCATTGGCATGCCTCTCATAGGAGTTTGTTTATTTGGTACAActaaaggagtaaaggcttgaaaACTCGGGTTATTGGATGCCCAAAGACAATTGATGGTGATTTGAAATGCAAAGAAGTTCCTACTAGTTTTGGATTTGATACTGCTTGCAAGGTAATTGTTTTCCGTTTGTCTTAATGCCTAGCTCCATTTTACTTCACATGACTTCTATAAATAACATCTAGTTAACACTTCTCTCTTgacctttaatttttttaatttctagtATGCGAGTAGAGGTGATAAGGATACCTTTTTAAAATAGTGTTTCGAAGAAGAATTTTATGTGTCATTATCTTATATGCAATCTGTTATGGAAGTATTTCATTCAATTGCATTCTTAGTTTTCTTAGTAATGAATTACTATCACGACAAAGTTGATTACTTCGGTTAGGTTGCTACTATCATTATCCAACTTCACAATTACGGTGCAGATATATGCAGAAATGATTGGAAATGTCATGATAGATGCGCGTTCAACAGGAAAATACTATCACTGTAAGTACATAAGTTGCAGACGACTAGGGATACACTTCATATATTCCTAACTTTGAGAATATAGCACGTGTTTTCttctaaataaaattttaatattaacTATCAATAACATTATTTGTGATCTTTTTCTTATGCTATTTATGGTTTCTCTAGTTGTACGGCTTATGGGTCGTGCTGCATCACACATCACATTGGAGTGTGCTCTACAGACGCATCCGAACATTACCATCATCGGTGAAGAGGTAATTGTTTGCCAAGTCGTTGACATGGTTTTCATGCATGTATGCAACATATTCTACTTAATATGTGTCCAAAACTTAAAGAGAGAATTCAATCTTTTCCTAGATTGCATTACCAATACGCAGTTTTCTGAGAAGAACTGTTCTGTTGGATGAATCTATTATGAAAACTATGCTTTTTTCATGAAGTAAATTCTTTCAAGAGGCTATCTGTAACTACATGCGAAGTTTATGGTATTACTTCTGGTAATAGAGTTATTTTAATGTCCTAGATTATTGTACATCCCACTCATATTTCAGTTACTTGTAAGTACCTATTCCACTGCCTCAATTATGAGGCACATATTGTTAACTTGCCTGAAGTTTGAATCTTCACTTTTCCCATTTGACTTTGTAAAAGCTGCTCTCATAAGATGGACTTAATACCAGCAAAAGGTGTTGGTCTTAATTAGAAGAGGATAAACCTAACTTCTAACGTTATTTCACATGATGCCATTGGTCATTCTTTTCTTCTGTTAGTCattttattgttttcttttaTCCATTTCTTTTGTTTCTGGGGAGGAACTTGGCGTATTGCTGTCCCAGTAGAGTATGTTTTCTTAAAGAGCCAATGAAAAAAATTTGAAGTAATGGGAATCGGATTATTTCCTGAAGTTCAATTCAATTCAGGGAGTTTATCTTAATTTTTATACATACCATGTCTAAGGTAAATACTTTAATATTACCACTAATACTACTAGGTAGGGACGTCAGTGCATGTAATCCAGATGATTCAGACAATTAAAATTTCATTTCCATGGTTTATGAAGATTATTTTATAATGAGGAACGTGTTAAGTATGAAAGTTAGAATTATTATCCTTTTAGGAAGTGTTTTGTGATTCCTCCCCAATATTTACAAAGGTTTCATTTTACTACAGGTCGCAGCTCAGAAGCAAACACTTAAAAGTGTTACAGATTATATCGTAGGAGTAATCTGCAAACGTGCAAAACTTGGCTATAATTATGGGGTTATACTAATACCCGAAGGCTTGATTGACTTCATCCCAGAGGTTTTAACTTTCAACTGTAGAAATCACGATTCCCACtcaatttctaatttttataacTTCTGATCATGGTTGCCTCCATTTCGTTCAGTTCTCCTTTAAGCTTGTTCATCTTTTGCATCTGATTCAGTTGAGTCGTCTATTATCATGAACAGAGAAGCAATATCTTGTTAAGATTATGTCTCTTCTTTCCAGGTGCAACAGTTGATTGCAGAGCTCAATGAAATACTGGCTAATGATGTTATTGATGAAGCTGGCAATTGGAAAAAGAAGCTCAGAAGCCAGTCTCATGAGCTCTTCGAATTCCTACCACAAGCAATTCAGGAGCAGTTACTTCTTGAAAGAGATCCACATGGAAATGTCCAGGTACTCTTCTTCTTTTCGACGAAAGTTTGGCAAAATAGGATAATTGCTCATTTAGTCAAGTCATGCTATGTTCTTTCTCTTCTGATACACTTTCTTATTGCAAAATCTACAGGTTGCCAAAATAGAAACCGAGAAAATGCTAATTCAAATGGTGGAAGCTGAACTGGAGAACAAGAGGAAGGAAAGTTCATATACCAAACATTTTAAAGGGCAGTCTCATTTTTTCGGGTAATTGATACAACTTCAATTTGACTTATGCAGTTCTGCTTTAATAACCTATAATTTGTAAAGTGCTTAGTACCTCACTTTCTTAAGTTTATCCTGATAGTAGTTgttatttgtctgtgtttgctttaTAGTTATGAGGGCAGATGTGGTTTGCCTTCAAATTTTGACTCCAACTATTGCTATGCATTGGGTTATGGGGCTGGAGCACTTCTTCATTCAGGGAAAACAGGCTTGATTTCCTCTGTCGGTGTTCCCATGTCTCCTTATTTCTAACTATCTTTTATGTTATAGCATCAGAACCTTTGGTTAATTGCAATTTATACTGAGACCCTTGTATATTTAGGTGGGGAATTTGGGAGCTCCAGTTGAAGATTGGACTGTCGGTGGAACAGCACTAACATCATTAATGGATGTGGAAAGGAGACATGGTATCAACCTCCTCCCTCACTTGTTCTCTATATATGGTGTATTCTCCCTGTTGATAAGCAAAGGTCTTAGCTTGATGAAGTTTTAAGCGCCTGGTTGTGCTGCTCAGACTCTTGCTCTTCTCTTAGGAGAGATTTAGCTGAATACCCTAGTACAAACTGGTTTGAATTTGTCTATTCTGGAGCatctattttagtcatttcaagacATCTATATAGACATTTCTCACCCAAGGACAAGTGCCTTACTTTTCTATTCTATATTGCAACCATCAACCAAGAAAAATGAATTACTAATAAAGAGCAGATAGATATTTCCTTAACTATaataaagtaaaagtaaaagtaccCAGTTTAAAATCATATGAAAAGCTACACCTAGTTCAACTCGTATGCTTGAGATTCTGAGTTTGAAGGATTGTCAACCCTTGCTTATATGAAGAGATAGTAACCAATTTATATAGACAAGGTCTTGGAGTTTTGGAGCCACAGATCAAATTACTGGTAGTTAGCTCGATGAAATGGCGAACCTCTCTGCAGAAGCAGATCTAGAATGTAGAGTTAGTACATAGTTCGAAGTTCTGTCTGGCATGAGGAGCAAATGCCACTGTTGTTTAACTTTATATAGTAATAGATTCTCAGATATATAAATACACAAGTTCGGAATGGAAACCAGTGGGTTTAGACTAACCTCTGTTTAGACCTGTCTTGTTTTATGAGGGGAATAGGTTTTTCGCTGAGATTCTGTACTGCATTTGCGATGAAGTGATCAAATTTTGCAGGTAAATTCAAGCCTGTGATTAAGAAGGCAATGGTGGAATTAGAAGGTAAAAGCTCCTTTACCTAAAAGCCATATGTTACCTGTTACTTTAGTAGATCAATCATTTTTCGTGTAATTTTTGAGTGGTTAAAGCTTCACAGTTGTATAAGCATTTGTCAATCCCCAGGTGCTCCTTTCAAAAAATTTGCTTCCTTGCGAGAAGAGTGGGCTCTAAAGAATCGATACTTTAGCCCTGGTATGTCATTAAAATTGGTTTTAACCACTTCTTAAGTTTTCAATATTCCTATTTGAAAAGGCATGTTTTGGCCACAACTTTGACATTTTCTTCCACATACAAAGCATAATTAGACTATTGATGACGTTAATACGAAATTTCATGCTCATGTGTGATTCCTTTTTTTATCTGGCACAATCTTTACTGAGTATAGTAGCCAATATATCCTCCTCTCTAATACACCTATACCTTACAAGTAACAGATTCACTGCAATGAACCATCATTGAGTACATCAAGCGAAAAACCATAACTATATTAACGACTATCTTCTCTGGTTATCCTGTTGATACTTTTTCTACCTTTCTTGTACAACTAAAGTACATTGATCTCAGCGACGACTCCCCCATTTACGCAATTTTGCTCAGATTGATTTGTAATTCAGCATAGGTGCTCCTTGATTTGTGTTTAACTGTGCTCCCTTTTGCTTGTTTATTTTTGAGCAGGTCCACTTCAATTTGTCGGCCCAACATCAAATGAAATCAATCACACTTTAATGCTGGAGTTGGGAGCCAAAGCTTAAGTCATTCCCAAATCTGATCTAGAGCTTTCTGTTCCTTGGATATCTTCATCAAAACGCATTCATCCCATATAGGAGATGGACTCAGAATGGCAAACAAATTGCTTAATATCAGCACATGCTGGTTATCTCCCAGGgaattattcttatttttcaagGAGAAAAAAGTTGTTCACATTGTTCATCATTATTTTTTGAGGCAAATTGTTTTAGTCCTGTTGTAGATTTATGGTCTCTATACTAGCAGCTAGCACATTTCTGAAGCTAAGGTTAAAAAGAGATAATCTTCTCTTAAGGTTAAATCCTTATCAATATTGCCATTGGAATTTGTGTTCCCTGATGAACCGGCAGCCGAAGTGTATACACTACTAGCTTAAATTGCTAGTATTCTCTTCTTCTCAAAAGAATAACACTAGTTACCATTACTATCAAAGGAAACAGTCTTTCTTTATCGttactctccaaaaatttgaTACCCATTTCAACAATTTGTGATATGCATTACTTTTTCATGAATGTTTGTTGATCCTCAAACTCATAAAGTGATGTGCATTACTTTCTAGTTTTTGCGAAGACTCGGTAAAAACTCCATATATACTTGCAAATATCTTTGAGAAATCGTGAAACATTAACAGAGACCCCATACCAATAAATTTATATTAAATGTAACAGCGCCCCGTGATGGGAGGAAATATTAGACTGTCTTAATCCTAGTAATTTTGGACTCTGTAGTTTTGTAATTAAAAAATGCCTATTTAATATGTGATATCCAGGAAATGTTATGCAGTCAACATGGAGGAAGATATATGTAATTcacctatataaaaaaaaaaaataataataaactgaGCTTACCGTACAAGTCGTATCCTTTTTTCTAGGAGCATATAGTAGTCACTTTGGAGATTTATTACTACTATTAAGGAAACAAAAATGAAGGAAAGTTTGATACAGTTTTCACGAAGAGTTGTAAGACTCCCAAACATTCTAAATGGGCGATTGTATTGCTCTCGTCCTTCAGCTTCTTCCCTGCCTCCCAATAACAAGCTCTTCGTCGCTGGTATTATTAATCCTCTTTAATCAAATAACTATAACTTCAACTTGGTTACAGCtcatgttgttatatattatATATCAGTTTTATCATATTGTAAATTACTTACAGGTTTGTCATGGTCTGTGGATGAGAAGTCGCTCAACGATGCATTCTCTTCTTTCGGGCAAGTAACAGAAGGTAATACAGATTGCTAATAATTGGTATATATATGTTGTACTTTACCTTTTTGATAAAATGCCCCAATGGGTTTAGCTCTTTATGAAATGTAACTGCCTTGTGAAATTCTTTGCTAAGTACTTTAAATGAAGATAAATTCATGTGAAACTTATTGGTTGATGGAGATTGAGCGTCAAATTATGAGTGTAATGTGTGTAAAAGATTTTAACATCAACCCAAAATTCTAGGCTGTGGTTTGCGCAAGTTCAAGAACTATCTTCTGCAGGCAACACATGAATATGAGGAGCCCAGCCAACTATAAAAGTAGTGGAGTAGCAAATGGTTTATGGGGTTTTCACATCCTTCAAACAAACATGAGGCAGCCATTGacaggaaattttgtttgtccTCTACTATCCTTTCTTGATTTACCTTTCCATGTTGCCTCTGGAACACAGTTGTTAGAGATTATTCAATTGGAACTCACTCTTGGGTGAGTAGAAACTCACACCCTAGAGCCCATTTCGTGATGACGCTCCTGACAAACTTTCTCCGCCTTAACCCTACTAGAGAAAAAATTGACCAGCTCATCAATCAATCATGTGCAATCTTGAGAATGTTCTTCCAAAGTAGGTATGTTATCACCCCTGATACTGCTTCACTCAAAAGTATATACTGGGATGAAGGATGTTTATTGCAGAGTTTGTAATGGCTAACTATCAAATTGTTTAAAATTGCAGCCACTCAAGTCTCCTTAACAATTAGACAGTAACATTGGATTGCATGATACTGATTGTCaagattctttttcttttttccttttcttttaacaTACATGCACATTCCCACATATTTCTGAGCTGAACCTAAATTGCCTGAACATCTGCGTTTTCATGTGTCTAGTGAGAATAATGTATGATAAAGAAACTGGCCGATCAAGAGGGTTTGGATTTGTTCACTTCTCAAAAGACGAAGAGGCCAACTGTGCAAAAGATGCGATGGATGGAAAGGTGAGGTGACGACTATAGACTGTGATATTTCCTTTCAGCCTCGTCAGAATGGCATGGAACTTGGAATTgacattattttttctttcaggCATTTCTAGGTCGCCCTTTGAGGGTAAGCTTCGCCCTTGAAAAGGTTCGTGGTGCACCTGTTGTTGTCCCTCGACTTACAGGCGTTGGAAATGGTGATAATAAGACTCGTtgaattcttgttttggaagtgATAATAAGACTCGTtgaattcttgttttggaagtgTCCTGGCATTGAAGAGTGATTTTCTGCTGCATCTTCTTTTACTTGAGCGAATATACCATGTGTTACTGGATCAATTTACCACTACGGACGCTTAACAAAAGGTGCTTATTGTATTCAAAAGCTACCAGGAAATAAAGGTAGTCCTAAGATGGTCTTGTGGGAATTCACTTTATGTTAATTTGAGTTGTACTTGTTATACATACTAGAAAATACAATGAGAAATCTTACGCTGCAACCAGGAAACTGTTgcagttttctttgtttgatccTCTTGTTGTCTGGCAGTGCTAAGATCCTAATTTCATTCAGAATGTTGATATACAAAGTACATCTAATTATGAATTGTAAGTTATATAAACTCCATATTTAGCTCAATACAGTCCTACTTTTTTCACTGACAAAACTGTATTTAATTTGCTTTAGATGCCTTAGTCTCATTAAAGTAAGATATTACATCTCTTTTAAGTCCTCACCCATTAAAAAAGTAGTCTTTACCATAAAATTATGTCTTGTTACACATTCATTAGATACTAATAAGTTGACATAAGTTCCTCGATTCTGTCTGTGGTAAAGAATTATATTCACTTAAGTTAAATTGGCTGAACTGCTTTTTATTTGTTGGTAAAAACAATTAGGTGGATTAGCTTAACCTAATTACCTAATAGCCAATAGGTCACTTTGGAGcagcaccaccaccaccaacaacaacaacaacaacatacataCCCAGTGTATTCCCATAAATAGGGTCTAgagagggtagagtgtacgcagacatTACCCCTGCCTTTAAAGGTAGAGGTGATATTTCCGGaaaaccctcggctcaagaagggGAGAGGAGAGGGGGCAATAACAAGCAAACCAATCTGACaaccatagtaaaaataaaaataaaatacaaacctAGCAAAAGATAATGCAATCAAAAAACCAAAACACAAGACAACAACAAGTAGTAACATGAGACTAGGGATAAAAAAAAAACACTCGGAACGTCAACCACAAACAAAGGATGGCCAGGTCGACAACCTAATAGTACAAACAAGTACAAAGTCTACCACCTAACCCTTTACCTTAATTCTCAgtctccacaccttcctatccatgatcatgtcctcagtaagctaGAGCAACGccatatcttgcctaatcacctctccccaatacttcttcggcctacctctacctcttcgtCGATCCTCCTATATCAGCCTCTCAGGCCTCCTCACCGGAGCATCAGAGCCCCTCttcttcacatgcccgaaccatctaagtctcgtctctcgcatcttgtcctccacaggGGTCTCCCCCAACTTGTCTCTAATAACTTCATTTCTAATTTTGTTTAACCTGGTATGCCcgcacctcaacatcctcatctccgcCACCCTTATCTTCTGGACATGGCATGCCTTgaccggccaacactctgccccatacagcATAGTCGGTAtgaccaccgctctatagaatTTACCTTTAAGTTTTTGTGGCACATTCTTATCCCACAAAACACTGGaagcgagcctccatttcatccaccccgccCTAATACGGTGTGTGAGATCCTCATCAATCTCCTCATTCCCTTGTATAATaaacccaaggtacttgaaacttcctCTTTGGAATGACTTGTGACTCAAGCCTCACATCTTCGTCCTCTTCCTGAGTCGCGCCACTGAATTTGCACTCCACATATTCTGTTTTGGTCCTGCTcaatttgaaacctttagactctaaaatctatctccaaacctccaacctctctTTAACACCACAACgtgtctcgtcaatcagtacAATGTCATTTGCAAGCAACATGCACTACGACACTTCCTCTTGTATGTGACGCGCCAGCCCATCGATCGACAGGGCAAACAGAAATGGGCTGAGAGCTGACCCCTGATGCAGCTCCATCACAACCGGGAAGTGTTCCGAGTCCCCATCACAATAGGTCACTTTGGAGCAAAACattaaaatacaaaatagtaATTGAGGGTACCAAATTATGTTTAGCTTTTGAAAAATAGCCGGAGCTTCTAAAATGATTTTACATtctaattttaaatttaaataaagtTGCCTCCTCAttcaatattttaattaattaaacataccatcttgcattgcattcctAAAATATTTTGTGCACTGCTAGATATTTTAACTTGACACCATATTATGTGAAACCTTATTTTCTAAAACATTCAGGCACATTAATTTgcaaaagtaaaataaattaattgaCTTATCTATGAATCCTTCACTAACTCCAATCTCTATACGACTATACGTTTAAAAATAAATATCCTAAATAGAAATCACTAATTAAGAAAAAACTTTctcttcttatttatttatttatattaacgATTTTACTTTTCTTCCCTTACAAGTCATAATAAATCCAATTATAAAGAGACTCGAACTCTCCAAGTCATAAACCTCTAACTTTGGCTGAAGAAAGGAATATATACCGAATTCTGCCTCTACATACTAGTACTCTTAGTAGAAGCAGAAGGAGAGAAAGACGAAGAAGCAACAGCAGAAAAAGATGGAAAATCAAGCAAATCTCACCGCCGATCCACAAAGAGAAGCACTCGTCAATACATTCTGTGAAATTACTTCTGCTTCAAAACCCGAAGCCCTTTTCTTCCTCGAAAGCCACAACTTCGATTTGGATTCCGCCGTCTCCACTTTCTTCGAGAACAATTCCCTCCCCGCCGCTGCCGCTGCCGCTGCCGCTGCCGCCGCTGACTACGACGATGACGCCCCTGCTTTGGCCGCTGCTAACCTTGTTGCTGCCCAACGCCGTTCGCCGTCGCGCTCCCGATCCCCATCTCCGCCTCGACCTAGAAACCCTCCTACCTCTAGCAGCGCTGCTGCTGCTGGGCGGAGAACTGGTGGAATTCACACTTTCTCTGATCTGAATCGTCGGCCTGTTACCGGTTCTGGTAGTGACTCCGATGAGCCTCAAGAGTATTATACCGGTGGAGAAAAAAGGTattactgctactgctgctgctacttTACTATTGGTTTTCTACTGCTTCTTTCATATTTAGTAATAAAGTAATTGTCTTTATGTTGTACTTctgttttttattaaatattggaGAAAGTGTTTGAGtatgataattttgaatttagTATTGGAGAAATTTGAGGCAATAATTCGAGGAATATGTGAAAACATCACCTTGACCATGCAGTAGGCTACCTGCATCCTCCCACTAGCCACTAGGTACCTGGTGACTTCACCTACCAATGCTTAGGTGGATTAGaacaaaatcattttttttttgccttttctaggatttGGTTCCTAGTCTTCCATGATCTTCATTCCACCTCATTGGCTGCTATGCCACACCCTTGGGTACCTTGCATGATGTATCTTGAAATCATAATGTTGCATTATATAGTTGCTTATCATTATCAATGTAACATGTTTGCGCTTTGTAAATTTTTGTTCGAAGCCAATGGACCCTTGGCCTATTAGTTAAAGAAGGAGGTATTTTGTTGAAGTATGGGGTCAGGTCTAATTTATGGGTTCAATATGCTTTTCCTGCTAGTGTGTCCTATATGCTACATGTTTTCGCCACTTGGTGGTGTAAATAATTGGAAATATCCTATCCCCATGGCTTAATCAAGTGTCAAGGTTGAGGGACTACAGGACTAATGACCTTAGGTCACAAGTTTGAGTCCCGCACCATGCGAACtaagcctggtatttaagtggagaaggctGCGGTTGGTCCTAATGGTTGGGCCCAAACAGATTGCTCGgtcatcaaataaataaataaataaataactatTAGAAGTATTCCTACGATTACGATGTCGTGAAATTTCACGATTTAGGTTGAGGTTGGGTTTAAAGGGCTCTATGATTTGTTCATGTATTTAAGTACTTCTAAATTTTTTGGAATATGAAAGATTAAGCATGCAGTTCTGTTATCTAAAAATTTATACATGCAGTGCTGTATAAGGATTTGTTTCTGGTCCATGAGCATATGTAGATCATTTTAACTACAGGTTCTCGCTTCATCTTTCACTGTATTACATCATCCAATTTCTTGTTCTGTTGTTGTGAGACGGAGAATGCAAACATCTTAAATGCATAGTTCTTGGTTCTTAAGATGTTCTGTTACATGGATACACTTGAATACTATTCAGCCTTGTATTGTGGAGATGCAGTGTGCACTTTCATTAGTAATTTGCTGATTAAAGTCTTTTTGTAGTGGAATGCTTGTTCAAGATCCATCTAAAGCAAATAACGTGGATGCAATATTCGATCAAGCTAGACAATATGCAGCTGTTGAAGCACCTCCTGCATCTTCTGGCTCTAGAAGCTTTTCTGGAACTGCTAGAAGACTTACGGGTGAGACTGTGTCCGCTGCTCCTCAGCCACCTGAGAGTATTACTCATGTTATCACTTTCTGGACCAATGGGTTCACTATAGATGAAGGGCCCTTGCGGAGGTTCGATGATCCAGAAAATGCCTCTTTCTTAGAGGTAATGTCAATCTTGATTTTACCTTTTGAACGTTACCTGTAGTTCTTCATCTTTGTGGTTTTATATTCACTATACAGAACGGTTCTCTTCAGCTGAGTTCAACTAAACTTCCGTTTGTTAAAGTAGGGTTTCATAAAATTTGTGCCATTCTACTTTTTTAGTTGAAACTGATATGAACCATAAAATAACGAAAACTTAATCAATTCAACTTCGCAATTTAAAAATAAGCTATATCCCAATATTACCTTGTGCAAGAGATAGGTCTTTGGGCACAACTTGGATCTTGTAGTTTCAATAGTCAAAACCTCCATTTTAAACTAGTTAATGTGATGGCATTATTCAGACTATAGAACACAAAAACTTCACAAAAAAGAGATACTTTACACGGAGATCCACTCAAGGGTTTTATTAGGAATTACATATAGAAATGACCTTTGGAGTAGGCAGAGGACTCCTCGTGCTTACTGTTTATCTTGTACAACTCGAAATTTGTTCACTTATGAAGTATTGTGCATgtagaaaattgaaaaaagaggCACGTTGTAGGTTCCAAAAAGCAGTCTTTACATTATGCTGGCTTCTCCTACTCCGTCAGCTATATGCCTACTTCCTGTAGCTATGTGTGAGAACTGAATTCATGGTTTCCCTCATAAAAAACCCTCCCACAAAACACCCCTTACATTTTGTTTGCTTTCAAGCGCTTCAGGCTCGGACCTCTAGTTATACATAAATGTTATGGTCCTAATCGTGGTGTCCAACATACATCCT includes these proteins:
- the LOC107779039 gene encoding pyrophosphate--fructose 6-phosphate 1-phosphotransferase subunit beta-like produces the protein MAATAKAAAEPGRSTSAYSEVQSNRLTVSLPLPSVLKNPFSVVDGPPSSAAGNPGEIAKLFPNLFGQPSVSLLPGHTSGATLNHNLKIGVVLSGGQAPGGHNVISGIFDYLQEKTKGSTLYGFRGGPAGIMNCKYVELTADFVYPYRNQGGFDMIASGRDKIETDEQFKQAAETAKKLDLDGIVVIGGDDSNTNACLLAENFRSKGLKTRVIGCPKTIDGDLKCKEVPTSFGFDTACKIYAEMIGNVMIDARSTGKYYHFVRLMGRAASHITLECALQTHPNITIIGEEVAAQKQTLKSVTDYIVGVICKRAKLGYNYGVILIPEGLIDFIPEVQQLIAELNEILANDVIDEAGNWKKKLRSQSHELFEFLPQAIQEQLLLERDPHGNVQVAKIETEKMLIQMVEAELENKRKESSYTKHFKGQSHFFGYEGRCGLPSNFDSNYCYALGYGAGALLHSGKTGLISSVGNLGAPVEDWTVGGTALTSLMDVERRHGKFKPVIKKAMVELEGAPFKKFASLREEWALKNRYFSPGPLQFVGPTSNEINHTLMLELGAKA
- the LOC107778994 gene encoding glycine-rich RNA-binding protein 4, mitochondrial-like, which translates into the protein MKESLIQFSRRVVRLPNILNGRLYCSRPSASSLPPNNKLFVAGLSWSVDEKSLNDAFSSFGQVTEVRIMYDKETGRSRGFGFVHFSKDEEANCAKDAMDGKAFLGRPLRVSFALEKVRGAPVVVPRLTGVGNGDNKTR
- the LOC107779032 gene encoding plant UBX domain-containing protein 4 — its product is MENQANLTADPQREALVNTFCEITSASKPEALFFLESHNFDLDSAVSTFFENNSLPAAAAAAAAAAADYDDDAPALAAANLVAAQRRSPSRSRSPSPPRPRNPPTSSSAAAAGRRTGGIHTFSDLNRRPVTGSGSDSDEPQEYYTGGEKSGMLVQDPSKANNVDAIFDQARQYAAVEAPPASSGSRSFSGTARRLTGETVSAAPQPPESITHVITFWTNGFTIDEGPLRRFDDPENASFLESIRKSECPKELEPEDRRTSVRVNLTRREEDCPVPEKRRATFQGVGRTLGSTSNAEQVESIGAVSSFDAAPTPSVGLVVDQSQPSTSIQLRLADGTRMVSRFNFQHTIRDIRGFIDASRPGGPRSYQLQTVGFPPKQLSDLDQTIEQAGLANSVVIQKL